The following proteins come from a genomic window of Amyelois transitella isolate CPQ chromosome 24, ilAmyTran1.1, whole genome shotgun sequence:
- the LOC132903317 gene encoding uncharacterized protein LOC132903317 codes for MSRLRRGRGRSFEDTRILCVNCNICVNRLRRYPALDLNPRVTALLASWVYPKDMNENDFVCEACRDLLIFAINDNLQQEVTSGDGEQAGSSQRGHTNVCLLCGCSITQRQSDRILRDNPNELHQSMIDIIKNKVAPRQVTTTDRVCHACWLRTQREVRRMHHVDSEHGQQSASDISQDREESSDLNERRPEGVEDETITQTILIPGYKRAANNNKRCVFLNCPQTTLRSISDNFRALLIKDHRFYIPKLARICDDHINSNLWGTLFEADNSIETFSADQIAHVF; via the exons ATGAGTAGACTTCGACGTGGCCGTGGCAGATCCTTTGAAGATACACGTATTTTGTGTGTTAACTGCAACATATGTGTTAATAGACTACGCCGTTATCCGGCTTTAGACCTGAATCCCCGAGTTACAGCTTTACTCGCAAGTTGGGTCTATCCAAaagat ATGAATGAGAATGACTTCGTATGTGAAGCATGCAGAGATCTTTTGATATTTgcaataaatgataatttgcAACAAGAAGTTACCAGTGGTGATGGAGAACAAGCTGGATCTAGTCAGAGGGGCCACACTAATGTGTGCCTTCTTTGCGGTTGTTCAATTACACAAAGGCAAAGTGACAGGATACTAAGAGACAATCCTAATGAACTCCATCAATCTATGATAGACATAATCAAGAACAAAGTAGCGCCACGGcag gtAACAACTACCGATAGAGTATGTCATGCATGTTGGCTGAGAACTCAAAGAGAAGTACGTAGAATGCATCATGTGGACAGTGAACATGGACAACAATCTGCATCAGACATTTCACAAGATCGGGAGGAGTCTTCTGATTTAAATGAAAGAAGACCTGAGGGTGTGGAAGATGAAACAATCACACAAACGATTTTAATACCTGGATATAAAAGAGCTGCAAACAACAATAAAAGGTGTGTTTTTCTCAATTGCCCTCAAACAACACTGAGAAGCATATCAGATAATTTTCGTGCTCTTTTGATTAAAGATCATAGgttttatatacctaaattAGCTCGTATATGCGATGATCATATAAATAGCAATTTGTGGGGTACACTTTTCGAAGCTGATAACTCCATTGAAACATTTAGTGCTGATCAAATAgcacatgttttttaa
- the LOC132903294 gene encoding uncharacterized protein LOC132903294, which produces MRVHNFSPKMSRWGDEKTLKFVILYRNNECLWNPHIPQYKNNIARNNAYQDLLTNMDDPTLTVKIIKSKIKNLRSVYHSELKKIENSKRSGSGAATVYNPSMSWFHEMHSFLGDTGDYRDPISMELIQDRDEPSQDSQPSDAVSYSNSLTPQSMNVLSPSPSPTTEDRSQSRSSNNSSTRRRKRSLQEEPITYALDRLQNISSAINAPPNYDEFHYFAQNVAAQLRTLPLYDALDVQHEIQTILTAARRRRQYPNLSPFTQTMTFIPPSTNTNTVTYTPPTTNTQTMTFIPPSTNTNTVTYTPPTTNTQTMTFIPPSTNTNTVTYTPPTTNTQTMTFIPPSTNTNTVTYTLPYALSQSDSTVSEEDLLNKAWKMC; this is translated from the exons ATGCGCGTGCACAATTTCTCGCCAAAAATGTCTCGCTGGGGCGATGAAAAAACgttgaaatttgtaattttatatcggAACAACGAGTGCCTATGGAATCCGCATATACCACagtacaaaaacaatattgcaAGAAATAATGCATATCAAGATTTATTAACCAACATGGACGATCCTACTTTGActgtgaaaattataaaatcaaaaatcaaGAACTTGAGGTCCGTTTACCACagcgaattaaaaaaaattgagaattcCAAGCGATCCGGTTCTGGTGCCGCTACTGTGTACAACCCATCTATGTCCTGGTTTCACGAAATGCATTCTTTCCTTGGAGACACTGGCGATTACAGGGACCCTATTTCTATGGAATTG atacaAGACAGAGACGAGCCATCGCAAGATTCACAACCAAGTGACGCTGTTTCATATTCAAACTCGTTGACGCCGCAATCGATGAATGTGTTATCACCCTCTCCTAGTCCAACTACAGAAGATCGATCACAATCGCGTTCATCTAATAACTCATCAACACGACGTAGAAAAAGAAgcttacaagaagaacccATTACATATGCTCTCGAtcgtttacaaaatattagttcTGCTATAAATGCACCGCCTAATTACGACGAATTCCATTATTTTGCTCAAAATGTTGCAGCTCAATTGCGAACTCTACCATTGTACGACGCATTAGATGTACAACATGAGATCCAAACAATTCTGACTGCAGCAAGACGTCGACGCCAGTACCCAAATTTGTCTCCCTTTACACAAACAATGACTTTCATACCTCCCAGTACAAACACAAATACAGTCACTTACACACCTCCTACTACAAACACACAGACAATGACTTTCATACCTCCCAGTACAAACACAAATACAGTCACTTACACTCCTCCTACTACAAACACACAGACAATGACTTTCATACCTCCCAGTACAAACACAAATACAGTCACTTACACTCCTCCTACTACAAACACACAGACAATGACTTTCATACCTCCCAGTACAAACACAAATACAGTCACTTACACACTTCCTTACGCGTTATCCCAATCAGATTCTACTGTCTCTGAAGAAGATTTGTTGAACAAAGCATGGAAAATgtgttaa
- the LOC132903293 gene encoding uncharacterized protein LOC132903293 has protein sequence MLFVSSNKTMDDETTIRTELNKVILLLSLQCIRRLLSGRKRKNQCKRNRKIWVRDWLSRREQLGASTRLLVEMREEDIDGYKNHLRMLPHQFDELLSKVESAIKKQDTHMRNAIPPKVKLEVTLRYLATGDSLYTLEALHRVARSTISLFIPEVCDAIYNVLKDYMRIPGSEDWKRIEHGFRTKWNFPGCVGALDGKHINIFAPDDTSDYYNYKGAHSIILLALVDDDYCFSYVNVGTNGRASDGGVYQKSNLAQALENNSLNFPDQSVIVADAAFPLKSYLMKPYRTTPTRKEKIFNYRLSRARRIVENAFGILVTRFRVFMDAIDMAPKNVDRITLAACSLHNWLRKTSDMYITQRCVDFEDTQQRVVVPGSWRAQLRTALEGLPPTRYANHASRQAGAIRDTYAQLFETTEAVPWQGHMI, from the exons ATGCTCTTTGTTAGTTCAAACAAAACCATGGACGATGAAACAACCATCCGTACGGAgcttaataaagttattcttTTGCTATCGTTGCAATGCATCCGAAGACTTCTCTCAGGTAGAAAGAGAAAAAACCAATGTAAAAGGAATAGGAAGATTTGGGTCCGTGATTGGCTAAGTAGAAGGGAACAACTTGGAGCAAGTACTCGATTGCTAGTAGAAATGCGAGAAGAAGATATTGATGGTTACAAAAATCATTTGCGCATGTTACCGCATCAGTTTGACGAGTTACTATCTAAAGTTGAAAGCGCTATAAAGAAACAAGATACACACATGCGAAATGCTATTCCACCAAAAGTGAAACTGGAAGTGACATTGAGGTATCTAGCAACTGGAGATTCGTTATACACATTAGAAGCACTTCACAGAGTTGCAAGGTCTACTATATCTCTATTTATACCTGAAGTGTGTGATGCAATATACAATGTTCTGAAGGATTATATGCGG attccCGGTTCTGAAGATTGGAAACGCATTGAACATGGATTTAGAACTAAATGGAACTTTCCAGGTTGTGTCGGAGCGTTGGATggcaaacatataaatatattcgcCCCTGATGATACTTCTGACTACTATAACTACAAGGGCGCTCATAGCATCATACTTCTGGCATTAGTTGATGATGACTATTGTTTTTCATACGTAAATGTTGGGACTAATGGTAGAGCTTCTGATGGAGGTGTTTatcaaaaatctaatttagCACAAGCTTTGGAAAATAATTCTCTCAATTTTCCGGACCAATCAGTTATTGTGGCAGACGCTGCTTTTCCTCTAAAGTCATACCTTATGAAGCCCTATCGAACAACTCCAACgcgtaaagaaaaaatatttaactaccGTTTATCGAGAGCCAGACGAATCGTTGAAAATGCGTTTGGTATTTTAGTGACACGATTTCGAGTTTTTATGGATGCCATAGATATGGCCCCCAAAAATGTCGATAGAATTACATTAGCTGCCTGCTCTTTACACAATTGGCTTCGGAAAACATCTGATATGTACATCACGCAAAGATGCGTCGACTTTGAAGATACACAACAACGTGTTGTGGTACCAGGATCATGGAGGGCACAACTACGGACTGCTTTGGAAGGCTTACCACCTACACGCTACGCTAACCACGCTTCTCGACAGGCAGGAGCGATAAGAGACACCTATGCGCAGCTCTTTGAAACTACAGAGGCGGTACCGTGGCAAGGTcatatgatttaa